Proteins co-encoded in one Zootoca vivipara chromosome 3, rZooViv1.1, whole genome shotgun sequence genomic window:
- the MTO1 gene encoding protein MTO1 homolog, mitochondrial yields the protein MLPLRRGWRRLAAPPDPRTWLRCARGEVTSAAAAGADPSSASKYDVVVIGGGHAGTEAAAAAARVGARTLLVTHKVDTIGQMSCNPSFGGIGKGHLVREVDALDGLCARICDRSGVHYKVLNKCKGPAVWGLRAQIDRELYKEHMQKEILQTPLLTVCEASVEDLLLTDPESDHPGKCCVNGVVLEDGRRVHAGSVVLTTGTFLRGMILIGLEMHPAGRMGDKPSVGLAQTLEKLGFTIGRLKTGTPPRLVKDSIDFSVLERHHADSSPVPFSFLSESVWIKPEDQLSCYLTHTNPKVEKIILENLHLNNHVRETTRGPRYCPSLESKVLRFPNRAHQVWLEPEGLDSNVIYPQGISLTLPSEIQEELITHIKGLEKAKMVQPGYGVQYDFLDPRQLTASLESRLIQRLFFAGQINGTTGYEEAAAQGVVAGINAGLRVTGKPPFIVSRTEGYIGVLIDDLTTLGTSEPYRMFTSRVEFRMSLRPDNADSRLTFRGYNEAGCVSQKRYEQASWMKAGLEEGLEMLKSIQFSNAKWAQLIPEITISDSRSSPCSALDILQYQGANMEILSRAVPGPLKKFAEWRQLAERLKIEAVYEWHVSVQRLEIEEVRQDEALQLPEDLNYFAITASLSQEVREKLDSHRPQTVRCW from the exons ATGTTGCCGCTCAGGCGCGGCTGGCGCCGCCTCGCCGCTCCCCCGGACCCCCGGACGTGGCTGCGGTGCGCGAGGGGCGAGGTGACCTCGGCGGCCGCCGCCGGCGCTGACCCCTCCAGCGCTTCCAAGTACGACGTCGTCGTGATCGGCGGTGGCCACGCCGGCActgaagcggcggcggcggcggcgagggtgGGAGCCCGTACCCTGCTCGTCACGCACAAGGTGGACACCATAG GGCAAATGTCATGCAACCCTTCCTTTGGTGGAATCGGAAAAGGACATCTGGTCAGGGAAGTGGACGCACTGGATGGGCTCTGCGCACGAATCTGTGATCGGTCGGGAGTGCATTACAAAGTGCTAAATAAATGCAAGGGACCGGCCGTCTGGGGTCTCCGAGCCCAGATTGACAGAGAGCTCTATAAAGAGCACATGCAG AAAGAAATTCTCCAAACCCCACTTCTTACAGTTTGTGAAGCTTCTGTGGAAGATCTTCTACTGACAGACCCAGAATCGGATCATCCGGGCAAATGTTGTGTCAATGGAGTCGTGTTGG AAGACGGACGGAGAGTGCATGCTGGGAGTGTTGTTTTGACGACGGGAACATTTCTGAGGGGCATGATCCTAATTGGATTGGAAATGCATCCTGCCGGGCGGATGGGAGACAAGCCCTCCGTCGGCCTTGCTCAGACTCTGGAGAAACTTGGATTTACCATAGGAAGGTTAAAGACTGGAACTCCACCCCGACTGGTGAAAGACTCTATTGACTTCAGTGTCCTCGAGAGGCACCACGCTGACAGCTCCCCTGTGCCGTTCAGCTTCCTTAGTGAATCTGTGTGGATTAAG CCAGAAGATCAGCTGTCATGTTACCTGACGCACACAAACCCCAAAGTGGAGAAAATCATCCTTGAGAACCTTCACCTGAACAACCACGTCAGAGAGACAACAAGAGGACCCCG GTACTGTCCCTCACTAGAGTCAAAAGTTCTGCGTTTTCCAAATCGCGCACATCAGGTCTGGCTTGAGCCTGAGGGTCTGGATTCCAACGTCATCTACCCGCAGGGAATATCTCTGACGTTGCCATCTGAGATCCAGGAGGAGCTCATCACCCATATTAAGGGCCTGGAAAAAGCAAAAATGGTACAGCCAG GCTATGGAGTGCAATATGATTTTCTAGACCCACGTCAGCTGACCGCCTCGCTTGAGTCTCGCCTCATCCAGAGGCTCTTCTTTGCAGGGCAGATAAATGGCACAACAGGCTACGAAGAGGCTGCAGCTCAG GGTGTGGTTGCTGGAATCAATGCCGGTCTGCGGGTCACCGGGAAACCTCCATTTATTGTCAGCCGCACGGAGGGGTACATTGGCGTTCTCATTGACGATCTCACTACTCTGGGCACCAGCGAGCCGTACCGCATGTTCACCAGCCGAGTGGAGTTTCGGATGTCTCTGCGGCCAGATAACGCTGACAGCAGACTCACCTTCCGAG GCTATAATGAAGCTGGCTGTGTGTCTCAAAAGCGGTATGAGCAAGCATCTTGGATGAAAGCAGGGTTAGAAGAAGGACTTGAAATGCTGAAATCTATTCAGTTCAGCAATGCGAAATGGGCCCAGCTCATACCAGAGATTACAATCAGTGACAGTCGTAGCTCTCCTTGCAG TGCCCTGGACATCCTTCAGTACCAGGGGGCCAATATGGAGATTTTGTCACGAGCTGTCCCAGGGcctctgaaaaagtttgctgaatgGAGACAACTGGCAGAAAGGCTAAAAATAGAAG CTGTTTATGAATGGCATGTGTCTGTTCAGAGGTTGGAAATAGAGGAAGTGCGTCAGGATGAGGCTCTTCAGCTGCCAGAAGATCTGAATTATTTTGCCATTACTGCATCACTATCTCAGGAAGTGCGAGAGAAACTGGACTCCCATCGTCCCCAGACGGTAAGGTGCTGGTAG